In Gossypium arboreum isolate Shixiya-1 chromosome 5, ASM2569848v2, whole genome shotgun sequence, a single genomic region encodes these proteins:
- the LOC108483931 gene encoding uncharacterized protein LOC108483931: MLHRSFKPAKCKMALKLAIPRIKLMKNKREAHVQQLKRELAQLLESGQDQTARIRVEHVVREEKTVAAYNLLEIYCELIVARMPIIESQKNCPLDLKEAISSVTFASARCEEIPELKDVSKHFTAKYGKEFTSASLELRPNCGVGRMLVEKLSANAPDGPTKLKILTAIAVEHKINWNPESFGAKESKIYDDMLNGPSTSMDTGTPNVQDSKHTGRNEAPASFYEHSSRSFLHPNNFDHSNASTNNSVSSGTYPPNSKPHGTENQGMEFRNSYSGNERASSSPSQHWEMKFKDATAAAQAAAESAERASMAARAAAELSSRGNISQQYSMESYMSPNGMRDEELQKYTGSSSENEHHARHQINNSLHGRASVNYEQADGNEQHNQEEGTENVYSNIARSGDKSTHDSFNEMSSVNNEIRDAYSLINSSEDRQMEHFAEVSMKRNSGGNGKQFVNELHDIKNPQNVDHHDVRDGEQSRYSSSVSQLNTSTGDHDDLSDLYWQESENDKRKSGESRMQFENELHDRKSSYDDHDVLSNINCQKSGNGSGEDLFHLNDEASLPRGTEETTGSFDNASAVFDDYGSDTYEDNFGLEEEPKVHEYNMNFSSSGQISPSHPFTSTNSLSIEQNINSAQKSVSKSNIFSEEWPASAFFESSTSSAVPSHGDDLPATFDDYGRSSESEEDIGKSRFVGNSNPGIGSQKQNMDSQEAGNSCLNSRLVEGMEDTEHSNESSLEERKELNLGNLTGGLRNKGYRRPPYSKVPGGNALSSEEAGNDTSTRIKQSSFPAAVEASVSSGSYIHKPYGRKENAEVSRIVSTRAPVTQVDSSDDDSQEEQPKQAFSSTDDQYNKTPSFEESKGSYNKRSSSRTPVPYFDSGNSGSDEDLPKTSLKVHSNTRISRRTKAPLSYSRRSSNHRTTVSSEPAVALDNGEEKSLTSKSPDADEAKPKTQPQKKSSDHRESFQHSRFSSQPTLRPVSETKRSSVGGTLKSSEKEQVSSPVRKSISSGSAKSSKAQTSIEGSSKESATHVHPKLPDYDTLAAHLNSLRQNR; this comes from the exons ATGCTTCACAGGAGTTTCAAGCCAGCCAAATG CAAGATGGCTTTAAAGCTAGCGATACCTCGAATAAAGCTAATGAAGAACAAGAGAGAAGCACACGTTCAGCAGTTAAAGAGGGAGTTGGCTCAATTACTGGAGTCGGGGCAAGATCAGACGGCCAGGATTCGG gtGGAGCATGTCGTTAGGGAAGAAAAGACTGTGGCAGCGTATAATCTACTTGAGATCTACTGTGAACTAATCGTCGCACGTATGCCGATCATTGAATCTCAAAA AAACTGCCCCCTCGATTTGAAGGAAGCAATTTCAAGTGTCACATTTGCGTCTGCAAGGTGTGAAGAGATACCAGAACTCAAGGATGTCTCAAAGCATTTTACAGCAAAATATGGAAAAGAATTTACTTCTGCCTCGCTTGAACTGCGTCCTAATTGTGGTGTTGGTCGTATG TTAGTTGAGAAACTATCTGCTAATGCACCTGATGGTCCAACCAAACTCAAAATATTGACTGCAATTGCTGTGGAACATAAGATCAACTGGAACCCTGAATCATTTGGAGCTAAAGAATCAAAGATTTATGATGACATGCTG AATGGACCAAGTACTTCTATGGATACAGGCACCCCTAATGTTCAAGATTCAAAACACACTGGAAGAAATGAAGCACCCGCAAGCTTCTATGAGCACAGCTCTAGATCATTTCTTCATCCTAATAATTTTGATCACTCAAATGCTAGTACCAATAATTCGGTGTCCTCTGGAACTTATCCTCCAAATTCGAAGCCTCATG GAACTGAAAATCAAGGGATGGAGTTTAGGAATTCATATTCTGGGAATGAGAGAGCTTCCTCTTCGCCAAGTCAACATTGGGAAATGAAATTTAAGGATGCTACTGCAGCTGCTCAGGCAGCTGCTGAATCTGCAGAGCGAGCAAGTATGGCTGCCCGAGCTGCTGCTGAACTTTCAAGCCGGGGAAATATCTCCCAGCAGTATTCAATGGAGTCATACATGTCCCCTAATGGTATGAGAGATGAGGAACTACAGAAGTATACTGGCTCATCATCAGAAAATGAACATCATGCCAGACATCAGATTAATAATTCCCTTCATGGAAGGGCTTCTGTGAATTATGAACAAGCTGACGGGAATGAACAACATAACCAGGAAGAGGGGACTGAAAATGTTTACAGTAACATTGCAAGGAGTGGTGATAAATCCACTCATGATTCCTTCAATGAAATGTCATCGGTGAATAATGAAATCAGAGATGCATATTCCCTAATAAACTCATCTGAAGACAGGCAGATGGAGCATTTTGCTGAAGTGAGCATGAAGAGAAACTCAGGTGGAAATGGGAAGCAATTTGTGAATGAACTGCATGATATTAAGAATCCTCAGAATGTTGATCATCATGACGTCAGGGATGGGGAACAATCAAGATATTCTTCGTCTGTTTCTCAATTAAACACATCTACCGGTGATCATGATGATCTCTCTGATCTATATTGGCAGGAGTCAGAAAATGATAAGAGAAAGTCTGGTGAAAGCAGGATGCAATTTGAGAATGAACTGCATGATAGAAAGAGTTCTTATGATGATCATGATGTTTTATCAAATATAAACTGTCAGAAGTCTGGAAATGGTTCTGGTGAGGATTTATTTCATCTCAATGATGAAGCAAGCCTTCCAAGAGGCACAGAAGAAACAACAGGTTCTTTTGACAATGCCTCGGCAGTTTTTGATGATTATGGATCAGATACTTATGAAGACAATTTTGGTTTGGAGGAAGAGCCTAAAGTACATGAATACAACATGAACTTTTCTTCTTCGGGTCAGATATCACCTAGTCATCCATTTACAAGTACAAATTCTTTGAGCATTGAGCAGAATATCAATTCAGCTCAAAAGTCCGTTTCAAAATCCAATATTTTCTCAGAGGAGTGGCCTGCTTCTGCCTTCTTTGAAAGTTCAACTAGCTCTGCAGTTCCTTCTCATGGGGATGACTTGCCTGCAACATTCGATGATTACGGCCGTAGTTCAGAGAGTGAAGAGGACATAGGCAAATCTAGGTTCGTTGGGAATAGCAATCCTGGTATAGGTAGTCAGAAACAAAATATGGATTCCCAGGAGGCTGGAAACAGTTGTCTCAATTCACGGTTGGTTGAAGGCATGGAAGATACTGAACATTCTAATGAGTCTAGTCTGGAAGAAAGAAAGGAACTGAACTTGGGAAATTTGACAGGTGGCCTTCGAAATAAGGGTTATAGGCGTCCACCATATTCTAAAGTTCCTGGAGGCAATGCGTTATCCTCTGAAGAAGCAGGCAATGATACATCTACTAGAATTAAGCAATCATCCTTTCCCGCGGCAGTGGAAGCTTCAGTTAGTTCTGGATCTTACATTCATAAGCCATATGGTAGGAAAGAGAATGCTGAAGTAAGTAGAATAGTCAGCACAAGAGCACCGGTTACTCAGGTTGACTCTAGTGACGATGATTCTCAGGAGGAACAGCCAAAACAGGCTTTTAGTAGCACTGATGATCAATACAACAAAACTCCAAGCTTTGAAGAAAGTAAAGGCTCATACAACAAGAGATCAAGTTCAAGGACCCCTGTCCCATATTTTGATTCTGGAAATAGTGGTTCTGATGAAGATCTTCCTAAAACAAGTTTAAAGGTGCATTCAAACACAAGAATTTCTCGAAGGACGAAAGCTCCTCTTTCATATTCACGGAGAAGTTCTAATCACAGAACTACAGTTTCCTCCGAGCCAGCAGTAGCGCTTGACAATGGTGAGGAAAAGAGTTTAACCTCAAAGAGCCCAGATGCTGACGAAGCTAAACCAAAGACTCAGCCTCAGAAGAAGAGCTCGGATCACCGAGAAAGTTTTCAGCATTCCCGGTTTTCATCTCAACCAACTTTAAGGCCGGTTTCAGAGACCAAGAGATCTTCAGTTGGTGGAACTTTGAAATCATCAGAAAAGGAACAAGTATCTTCTCCCGTCCGGAAGAGTATATCATCAGGTAGTGCCAAAAGTTCGAAGGCTCAAACATCAATTGAGGGATCATCGAAGGAGAGTGCCACTCATGTTCACCCTAAGCTTCCTGATTATGATACCTTGGCCGCACACTTAAATTCCCTCAGACAGAATCGCTAA
- the LOC108486768 gene encoding probable phospholipase A2 homolog 1, which translates to MSEKHCWTTRIEKELSRQNNKKAYIGRRIVIEMLPGSFIPAQTRLVAAFAFIFVFLIVFADSVTNDSQVKCSRTCIAENCNSVGIRYGKYCGVGWSGCPGEKPCDDLDACCKIHDECVEKKGLINVKCHEKFKSCIKKVQKSGKVGFSRNCPVEMAVPTMMQGMDMAILLSRLGSTKLEL; encoded by the exons ATGAGCGAGAAACACTGTTGGACGACGCGGATCGAAAAAGAACTCTCCAGACAGAATAACAAAAAGGCGTATATCGGACGACGAATCGTGATAGAAATGTTGCCCGGTTCTTTTATTCCGGCTCAGACGCGTCTGGTAGCAGCATTTGCTTTCATCTTCGTTTTCCTCATCGTCTTCGCCGATTCCGTTACCAATGATTCCCAG GTAAAATGTAGCCGAACCTGCATAGCTGAAAACTGCAACT CCGTTGGAATCCGTTACGGGAAATATTGCGGGGTGGGATGGTCTGGTTGTCCTGGAGAAAAACCGTGCGACGATCTGGACGCTTGTTGCAAGATCCACGACGAATGCGTCGAGAAAAAAG GTTTGATTAACGTAAAATGCCACGAGAAGTTTAAGAGTTGCATAAAGAAAGTGCAAAAATCCGGCAAGGTTGGATTTTCTCGGAATTGTCCCGTTGAGATGGCTGTGCCTACCATGATGCAAGGTATGGATATGGCCATCTTACTCAGCCGACTAGGCAGCACCAAGCTTGAACTCTAA
- the LOC108486769 gene encoding uncharacterized protein LOC108486769 gives MASKLLQLQSKASEASKFVAKNGSAYYKQLLEQNKQYIQEPSTVEKCNELSKQLFYTRLASIPGRTESFWKELDYVKNLWKNRQELKVENAGIAALFGLECFAWFCAGEIVGRGFTFTGYYV, from the exons ATGGCGTCAAAACTGCTGCAGTTGCAATCTAAGGCTTCTGAAGCTTCGAAGTTTGTAGCCAAGAACGGATCTGCTTACTATAAGCAGTTGTTGGAACAGAACAAGCAATACATTCAGGAACCATCCACAGTGGAGAAGTGCAACGAGTTGTCTAAGCAGCTGTTTTACACTCGCCTTGCTAG TATCCCTGGTCGTACGGAGTCATTCTGGAAGGAGCTTGATTATGTGAAGAATCTGTGGAAGAATAGGCAAGAACTGAAGGTTGAAAATGCTGGTATTGCTGCTTTGTTTGGACTGGAGTGCTTTGCATGGTTTTGTGCGGGTGAGATAGTGGGAAGGGGTTTTACTTTTACTGGCTACTATGTCTGA
- the LOC108485771 gene encoding 1-aminocyclopropane-1-carboxylate synthase 7, translating into MAIEIEQPRVGLSKVAVSKTHGEDSPYFAGWKAYDENPYHETSNQSGVIQMGLAENQVSFDLLEKYLEEHSEASSWGKGAPGFRENALFQDYHGLKSFRQAMANFMEQIRGGRAKFDPDRIVLTAGATAANELLTFILADPGDALLIPTPYYPGFDRDLRWRTSVNIVPIHCDSSNNFQITPEAMEAAYQSAESMNLKVRGILITNPSNPLGATIQRSALEQILDFAVNKNIHLVSDEIYSGSTFSSSEFISIAEILETRGYKDAERVHIVYSLSKDLGLPGFRVGTIYSYNDQVVTTARRMSSFTLISSQTQHLLACMLSNKEFSENYIKTNRERLSKRYDMIIKGLKKAGIECLKGNAGLFCWMNLSPLLEKPTRESELALWKVILNEVKLNISPGSSCHCSEPGWFRVCFANMSEQTLEIALERIHKFMEQRKRN; encoded by the exons ATGGCTATTGAGATTGAACAACCTCGTGTTGGATTATCAAAAGTTGCTGTTTCCAAAACTCACGGGGAAGATTCTCCATATTTTGCAGGGTGGAAAGCTTATGATGAAAACCCTTACCATGAAACAAGCAACCAGTCGGGTGTTATACAGATGGGACTGGCTGAAAATCAA GTGTCATTTGATTTGTTGGAGAAATACTTGGAAGAACATTCTGAAGCATCGAGCTGGGGAAAAGGAGCTCCTGGTTTCAGAGAGAATGCTTTGTTCCAAGACTACCATGGATTAAAATCTTTCCGACAGGCGATGGCGAATTTCATGGAGCAAATTAGAGGGGGAAGAGCAAAATTCGACCCTGATAGAATCGTCCTAACTGCTGGTGCAACCGCAGCTAATGAGCTTTTAACATTCATTTTAGCAGATCCTGGTGATGCTTTGCTCATTCCAACTCCATACTATCCAGG atTTGACAGAGATCTAAGGTGGAGAACCAGTGTGAACATTGTTCCAATCCATTGCGATAGCTCAAACAATTTCCAGATTACACCAGAAGCCATGGAAGCTGCATATCAAAGTGCAGAATCCATGAACTTGAAAGTGAGGGGAATACTGATAACAAACCCTTCAAACCCGTTAGGTGCAACAATCCAACGATCAGCCCTGGAACAGATTCTCGATTTCGCCGTAAACAAAAACATACACCTCGTGTCGGATGAAATTTACTCTGGTTCTACATTCTCTTCATCCGAATTCATCAGCATTGCCGAAATCCTCGAAACTCGTGGCTACAAAGACGCCGAGAGAGTCCACATCGTTTACAGCCTCTCTAAAGATCTCGGTCTCCCCGGTTTTCGAGTGGGAACCATATATTCCTACAATGACCAGGTCGTCACCACCGCCAGGAGGATGTCGAGCTTCACTTTGATTTCGTCACAAACACAACATCTCTTGgcttgcatgttgtccaacaaggAATTCAGCGAAAACTACATAAAGACAAATAGGGAAAGATTAAGCAAGCGATATGATATGATCATTAAAGGGTTGAAAAAAGCCGGAATCGAGTGTTTGAAAGGCAATGCCGGGCTGTTTTGCTGGATGAACCTCAGCCCATTGTTGGAAAAACCCACGAGAGAAAGCGAATTGGCTCTTTGGAAGGTTATACTGAACGAAGTGAAACTAAACATATCGCCTGGATCTTCCTGCCATTGCTCTGAACCAGGGTGGTTCAGGGTCTGTTTCGCAAACATGAGTGAACAAACACTTGAAATTGCACTTGAAAGAATACATAAATTCATGGAACAAAGAAAGAGGAACTAA